In Bacillus cytotoxicus NVH 391-98, the following are encoded in one genomic region:
- a CDS encoding SAM-dependent methyltransferase produces MNEQYYDAVLNIKTVGEQKGFNKSMHYHRYEPTPYSGLDELLNQYEIKSSDRVVDFGCGKGRLNFYMHHKCGASAVGIEMNEVFYKEAVENRDRYAKKSKNSKGKIEFQCCLAQEYKIDMRDNRFYFFNPFSVQVFMNVVNNILLSVEEVERSVDIILYYPSEDYIFFLENQTAFELETEVRLPGAYEKNGNERFLVYRLA; encoded by the coding sequence ATGAACGAACAATATTACGACGCAGTGTTAAATATAAAGACTGTAGGGGAGCAAAAAGGATTTAATAAGTCTATGCATTATCATCGCTATGAACCAACGCCATATAGTGGTTTAGATGAGTTATTGAATCAATACGAAATCAAAAGTAGTGATCGAGTTGTAGATTTTGGGTGCGGCAAAGGGCGATTGAACTTTTATATGCATCATAAGTGCGGTGCTTCGGCAGTTGGGATTGAAATGAATGAAGTGTTCTATAAAGAAGCAGTGGAAAATCGTGATCGTTATGCAAAAAAATCGAAAAATAGTAAGGGTAAAATTGAGTTTCAATGTTGCTTAGCACAAGAATATAAGATTGACATGCGTGATAATCGTTTTTATTTCTTTAACCCGTTTTCGGTACAAGTGTTTATGAATGTTGTAAATAACATATTACTTTCGGTGGAGGAAGTAGAGAGAAGTGTAGATATTATTTTATATTATCCGTCCGAGGATTATATCTTTTTCCTAGAGAATCAGACAGCTTTTGAGCTGGAGACGGAAGTAAGGTTACCGGGAGCTTATGAGAAGAATGGGAATGAAAGGTTTTTAGTTTATAGATTAGCATGA
- the ahpF gene encoding alkyl hydroperoxide reductase subunit F, giving the protein MILDADIKAQLSQYLQLMESDILLKVSTGDDDVSKDMLALVDELTAMSSKIKVEKAQLERTPSFSVNRIGEETGITFAGIPLGHEFTSLVLALLQVSGRAPKVEQKVIDQIKNIQGEYHFESYISLSCHNCPDVVQALNVMSVLNPGITHTMIDGAAFKEEVESKDIMAVPTVYLNGEPFGSGRMTLEEILAKMGNGPDASEFSDKDPYDVLVVGGGPAGASAAIYAARKGIRTGIVAERFGGQVMDTLGIENFISVKRTEGPKLVASLEEHVKDYDIDVMKLQRAKRLEKKELIEVELENGAVLKSKSVIISTGARWRNVGVPGEAEFKNKGVAYCPHCDGPLFAGKHVAVIGGGNSGIEAAIDLAGIVKHVTVLEFMPELKADAVLQERLYSLPNVTVLKNVQTKEITGTDTVNGISYIDRETEEVHHIELQGVFVQIGLVPNTDWLGDTVERVRGEIVIDKHGATNVPGVFAAGDCTNNPYKQIIISMGSGATAALGAFDYLIRN; this is encoded by the coding sequence ATGATACTAGATGCAGATATAAAAGCACAACTATCCCAATACCTTCAACTAATGGAAAGCGACATCTTACTTAAAGTTAGCACAGGAGACGATGATGTTTCTAAAGATATGTTAGCTCTAGTTGATGAATTAACTGCTATGTCATCTAAGATTAAAGTCGAAAAAGCGCAACTTGAGAGAACACCAAGCTTTAGTGTGAATCGTATCGGCGAAGAAACTGGCATAACGTTCGCTGGTATTCCTTTAGGACACGAATTTACTTCATTAGTGTTAGCATTACTTCAAGTAAGTGGACGTGCTCCAAAAGTTGAACAAAAAGTAATTGATCAAATAAAAAATATTCAAGGTGAATATCATTTTGAATCTTATATCAGCTTAAGCTGTCACAACTGTCCTGATGTTGTTCAAGCTCTTAACGTAATGAGCGTTCTAAATCCTGGTATTACACATACTATGATTGACGGCGCTGCATTCAAAGAAGAAGTAGAAAGCAAAGATATCATGGCAGTACCAACTGTTTACTTAAATGGCGAACCTTTCGGAAGCGGTCGTATGACACTTGAAGAAATTTTAGCTAAAATGGGTAACGGTCCTGATGCATCAGAATTCTCTGATAAAGATCCATACGATGTTCTTGTTGTTGGCGGTGGCCCAGCTGGTGCAAGTGCAGCAATTTATGCAGCACGTAAAGGCATCCGCACAGGTATCGTTGCGGAACGCTTTGGCGGTCAAGTAATGGATACACTAGGTATTGAAAACTTCATTAGCGTAAAACGCACCGAAGGTCCTAAGCTAGTAGCAAGCCTTGAAGAGCACGTAAAAGATTACGATATCGATGTAATGAAATTACAACGTGCAAAACGCCTAGAGAAGAAAGAACTTATTGAAGTGGAACTTGAAAATGGTGCTGTTCTAAAAAGTAAGAGTGTAATCATTTCAACAGGTGCTCGCTGGCGTAATGTTGGCGTACCAGGTGAAGCTGAGTTCAAAAACAAAGGTGTCGCATACTGCCCTCACTGTGACGGTCCACTATTTGCTGGAAAACACGTAGCAGTTATCGGCGGCGGTAACTCTGGTATTGAAGCAGCAATCGACTTAGCAGGTATCGTAAAACACGTAACTGTTCTTGAATTCATGCCAGAATTAAAAGCTGATGCTGTACTGCAAGAACGACTTTACAGCTTACCTAACGTAACTGTTCTGAAAAATGTTCAAACAAAAGAAATTACTGGTACCGACACAGTAAACGGCATTTCTTACATCGATCGTGAAACAGAAGAAGTTCATCATATCGAACTTCAAGGTGTATTCGTTCAAATCGGTCTTGTACCAAACACAGACTGGTTAGGAGACACTGTTGAACGTGTTCGCGGTGAAATCGTAATTGATAAACACGGTGCTACAAACGTACCAGGAGTGTTTGCTGCAGGTGACTGTACAAATAATCCGTACAAACAAATTATTATTTCTATGGGTTCAGGAGCAACTGCAGCTTTAGGTGCTTTTGATTACTTAATCCGTAACTAA
- the ahpC gene encoding alkyl hydroperoxide reductase subunit C, with translation MLLIGTEVKPFKANAYHNGEFIQVTDESLKGKWSVVCFYPADFTFVCPTELEDLQNQYAALKELGVEVYSVSTDTHFTHKAWHDSSETIGKIEYIMIGDPTRTITSNFDVLVEEEGLAARATFIIDPDGIIQSVEINADGIGRDASILINKIKAAQYVRNNPGEVCPAKWKEGAKTLKPSLDLVGKI, from the coding sequence ATGTTATTAATCGGCACAGAAGTAAAACCATTTAAAGCAAATGCTTATCATAATGGAGAATTCATCCAAGTTACTGACGAAAGTTTAAAAGGAAAATGGAGCGTAGTTTGCTTCTACCCAGCAGACTTCACATTTGTTTGCCCAACTGAACTTGAAGACTTACAAAATCAATATGCAGCTCTTAAAGAACTAGGTGTTGAAGTATACTCTGTATCTACAGATACTCACTTCACACATAAAGCATGGCATGATAGCTCAGAAACGATTGGTAAAATCGAATACATTATGATTGGTGACCCAACTCGCACAATCACTAGCAACTTCGACGTGTTAGTGGAAGAAGAAGGACTTGCAGCTCGCGCTACATTCATCATCGATCCAGATGGCATTATCCAATCTGTAGAAATCAATGCTGACGGTATTGGTCGCGATGCAAGCATCCTTATTAACAAAATTAAAGCAGCACAATACGTTCGTAACAACCCAGGCGAAGTTTGCCCAGCGAAATGGAAAGAAGGAGCTAAAACACTTAAACCAAGCCTTGACCTTGTAGGTAAAATCTAA
- a CDS encoding DUF58 domain-containing protein, whose protein sequence is MKRTLIYTPLAEPLMIGVVSVAALVLCIFSSNLLILSFVFLYIFLILFVHVYVRKISHVHWEYVQGSPNTFIGEKNICSIKISNNTILPIFNIVFRFKCDNRLSWNHDALNKNQSTGSNYYMKFNMKGEEIRTFDIQAIALKRGIGKWEEVEIVISDPFGLIMSHLTYSQIDTPAYLIFPAVPNIQVPELKEWSRGFRKSLSSPLYDETNVIGIKNYENEDFRSIHWSATAKTGIITAKKYERTQSDKYALYLNLINKNGVSIRKDTEELIEITAGMCKQLLVQDCSYELWINTVSHNGLLHIKLGNSRKQLQNTLKVLASIKEQDTPVSSSYFFTAGFRRKQLDAIPLIIGTSPKPNNRTEKWIVIKE, encoded by the coding sequence ATGAAACGGACACTTATTTACACTCCATTAGCTGAGCCACTTATGATAGGAGTTGTATCAGTAGCTGCCCTAGTGTTATGTATATTTTCAAGCAATCTATTGATTTTATCGTTTGTATTCTTATATATATTTTTAATTCTGTTTGTCCATGTTTATGTACGTAAAATATCTCATGTGCATTGGGAATATGTTCAAGGTAGTCCAAATACTTTTATAGGAGAAAAAAATATTTGTTCAATTAAAATTTCAAACAATACTATATTACCTATATTTAATATAGTATTTCGATTTAAATGCGATAATAGACTAAGTTGGAACCATGACGCACTAAACAAAAATCAAAGTACAGGTTCAAATTACTATATGAAATTCAATATGAAGGGAGAGGAGATAAGAACATTTGACATTCAAGCCATAGCCTTGAAAAGGGGAATCGGGAAATGGGAAGAAGTTGAAATAGTAATTTCTGATCCATTTGGTCTCATTATGAGCCATCTAACGTATAGTCAAATTGATACACCTGCTTATTTGATTTTTCCTGCTGTACCTAATATCCAAGTACCAGAATTAAAAGAGTGGTCGCGTGGATTTCGAAAATCTCTATCTTCACCATTGTACGATGAAACGAATGTAATAGGGATAAAAAATTATGAAAATGAAGATTTCCGCTCGATACATTGGAGTGCAACGGCAAAAACAGGAATCATAACTGCAAAGAAATACGAACGAACACAATCTGATAAATATGCACTCTATTTAAATTTAATAAATAAGAACGGAGTGTCAATAAGAAAGGATACAGAGGAACTTATAGAAATAACAGCCGGTATGTGCAAACAACTTTTAGTACAAGATTGTTCTTATGAATTGTGGATAAATACCGTAAGTCACAATGGATTGCTACACATTAAATTAGGAAATAGCAGAAAGCAGTTACAAAACACGCTAAAAGTACTTGCCTCCATTAAAGAACAGGATACTCCTGTATCTTCTTCTTATTTTTTTACGGCAGGTTTTCGTCGTAAGCAATTAGATGCTATTCCCTTAATTATCGGTACTTCTCCGAAACCAAATAATCGAACCGAAAAATGGATTGTAATAAAAGAATAA